The following is a genomic window from Halichoerus grypus chromosome 5, mHalGry1.hap1.1, whole genome shotgun sequence.
GgttccaggacaaataaaactttaaaatattaatattgaaaaaatacaattaaatttttattaaaaaatacatactccTTACTCAATCTTTGtgtacattttgttttgtgtgaaaaagaaaaaaaataaaaataaaataggaaaggcATTAAGACTACCTAATTATTTATACTGTATTTGGTAGAAGCACGTTTCAGTcaagctttaaagaaaataagttattCTGCTTTCATCTGTTCCCGGACATCAGAAGGCAGAGTTTCAAACAGAGCATCTTCCACAACCAACCCGGCTCGCTTCAGGGCCCGACAGTCACCCAGTTCGGGAGGGAGGATTTCAAAGTGATTGCCTTTAACGTCTAagtaggaaagaaataataaatttccaaTTTTCGGTGAAAGTACGGAGAGGCTGTTTTTCCCAATCTTCAGAGTTTTAAGTTTCTTGCAGAAGTAGAGTTCATCTGGAAGGCTCTCCACTTTGTTACAAGTGATGGAAAAATACTGTAAACTCTGTAGAACTCCGATTTCGGGTGGGATGAACCGAATGTCATTGTAGGACAGGTCCAAGTATCGGATCTTGTTGCATAGGAAGAGGTGGGAAGGCAGCACCTCTATTTTGTTGTGACTGAAGGCCAGGCGCTCCAGGCTGGTGAGTTTCTTGATATGCTCTGGGATGTAGGTGATGCTGTTGTGCCACAATTTCAGCACTGTCAGCTTTCTCAAGTGCTGGAAGCTAACGATTTCTTCTATAGATTTCAGATTATTCTCTTTGAGGTCCAATTCCTGGAGGCTGAGCAGACTAAACACGGCATGGGGAATGCGCTCCAGGTCGCAGTGGACCAGCTCCAGCTCTGTCAGATTGGTCATCTTCTTTAAGTTGTTGAGCATCACCAGCTTGGTGCCGTCGTTATGGATGCACATCTTCTGGAGATGGCTGGAAACGTCCACCACTGCCTGAGGGATTTTGGAAACGTTGCTTTTGATAGAGAGAATTTTAAGGCTTTTGAGATCCCGCAGAGACTCAAGGGTGACATTTTTGGAAATATCATGACTTAGAGAGCCCACCAGGTAGAGCTCTTCCAGATTCCGGAGCCCATACATCCAGGGGGGCAGCTCCCTCATATCATCAAACTTGACGCTCAAGACCTTGAGGTTTTCCTTCAGGAAAGAGAGTGCCGGACTATGGATTTTGACTGAGCACTGGTGTAGCGAGAGCTCTTGGAGATTGTCTAGCTGCGCGATGGTGGCTGGGATCATTACGTTCTTGATGATTTCAAGTTTTAGAGACTGCAACTCTGTGATCTCAAAGACTGTGTCTGGAAGGCCAGAGAGCATAATAAGCGGCAATTCCAACCGGTTATGGGCATTTGTCTGTAGCTTCTGCCTCAGTTTATCGGGAGTCCATTCGTTATTTAAGTTCAGCTGCTTTAATTTGTTCTCACTCACTTCAGATAGGAACACCGCAAATCTCTTGGAATACAGTGGGTCATACTGATCTATCATATGAAGCATAAATGCAAAGTCATTTTTCACATCTGGAATATCGTCAATTCCAGTCTCCTGCCGGACATACTCAAAAGAATATTCCCGTAGAGAACGGTAGAACAGCCAGTATAAGGTGTAAAGGCACGTCAACCCGTAGATACTTACAAAACACAGGTAGCAAAAGGACAGTTTTGAGAACAAGTGTGCCATGGTGTGATTACAAGAAAAGTTTTTATATCCAGTCATGTCCTGAATGTCAACATTACAGTCCACGGTAAACTGAACTTTGGAAACCAGGGCGCTATTATACCCAATGATGATTAGGAATTTTATAACTTTAAGCACAGTCTGGCGAACATACATAGCATAGAGTATATCACCTTCTTCGACGTGCAGCCTGAACTTCTTCACCTTCTCAAATAAGGCCTTTGCTTGCTCACCTTCCTTCTTATCCAAAGCTCCTGCAGTGGATTTGTCAACCACGAACTTCTCAGGAATGGACTTTAATGACTGAGAGTTGACCAGGCTGCCTTCTGGACCGGACTGGATGGTGTTGGACCTACTCATGTTGTTCTTCCTGTTGTCCTTTTCCTCTGAATCCTCCCCAGACACTTCCGATAAAGCCCGTGTAGTCCAAGGAGAGTCAAAACACTTCCCCAGGATCGAGATGAAATGTTCTATTTTGGAGCTGGAACCGGGGAACTTGAACCAAAAGTTGCTGCATAGCATGAAGACCAGGGTATGGATGAGGACCAGGTAAGGGAAATACTTGGCATACCAGTGGAGGGCTCGCTCGTAACACATCTGGTTTATAAAACTGTACTGCTGGAGGTCCAAATCTGTCTTTAGCCCTTTCATTTCCACGGTGGCAGGGTTGGTAGGAGACGGTTTAGGGGGAGGCAGCGGGGTGGTGCTGGCAACTGCTTGAGAGACATTGGACACGGAAGAATGATTCTGAGAAGGCTGGACCCTTTTTGGAAGGCAGATGATCTTGTCTTGCATGACCTGAAACACAGAAGTAATGTTTTCAAATTGTATTATTCAAAGAGCTCTGATAATGTCATTAGCGTGAAGCAAGCAGCAATAACATCCAATAAATGTCCATTTCCTTTGCCTGGAGAATACAATGCTCGATTCCAGCACCAGGATTTCATTCCCGGCCCACGTGccaggaaaatgaaatatttgcctTTGCTCATCATGTGTGAGTTATGACATAAAACAcagcagttttctttctttctttctttctttttttttttttaagatttcctattatttatttgagagagagaatgagagagagagcatgagaggggggagggtcagagggagaggcagactccctgccaagcagggagcccgatgtgggactcgatcctgggactccaggatcatgacctgagccgaaggcagttgcttaaccaactgagccacccaggcgcccaacacagTGGTTTTCTTAGGCCACAGAAGAACTCACaacaaaataagtatttaaagaacattcaagtgttttaaaattttgcgTTTCTTCTCTCCCTGAAGCCCGGGAGAATCAGTCATTGGTCTGGGAAGTACATCCCTTTATCAGACTCAATCCTGAACTGGATGGCTCCCCAGATTAGATGGGCTTGTGTATGAGAATTAACAGGATTGGCAGGAGGAAATGTGGAAGAAATTCCTGTCTTTATCATTTACCCCTTCCTTTCTACCCATATCCTGGACTGCATGCCTAGATGAATGCAAATGACCTTCATAAAATGTGAATTCACTACGCTTTTAGAAAAACCATTTCATCTCTCCACAGAGAGATATGAAAGAATACAGAAGTGCTccatagtaaaataattaggtttCAACTTGCTGGCTTTTCACAAAAAACATTACATTGAAAACTTTTATCCCTCTACCAATACGGCaatttgtcagaaaaaaaaatagtaagaccTAAGAATGTCCAGTAGTCTCCTAACATTGCAATTTGGGTAAGAAAGAGGGCATCCTTTTTGCAGATGATGGAGTACGAGGCCAAATACTCTTTGAATCAACCTGGAGGAACTGTCCACAGGAACGATAAGCAAACAGTTCAGAGGGAGAATAACCACCAAGGAATTGACAGCGATAACATGTGGAATTAATAATGCAgggaaaatctatttaaaaatgtcaaatggCTGGAAATCCATAGCTTTCAGTGATTCTGCAACAGTAAAACATTTAGTGATTTCGGTAACAAACAGTAAAGCCCTTTATAGCAGTTATTGAAGCAGAAACTGAATCCACTGTGAAGTGGGCTGCTATGGCATGGCAATGTGACCACAGGTCGGTGACATGGGGGACACCGCCCACCAGACAGACGTACAAGGTCTGACAATGGAGTGGAGCGCCCAACACTTAGCAGAGTGCCCAATACAAAGGAGACCACCCGCATGTATCTGCTGAGAAAGTGGATGAATCCTGAACTGACATGAGTATTTCCGGTTCAGAGTTGCGTACGTCTGCGTGTGGCCCCTAGCTCTTCTAGGGAAGAAGGTAAGGATGGTGATTATAGTGCTGATGGCAGAAAACTTCTGCTGTGTTTAATATGCAACTGAGCCTATTCTAAAAATGTCACGGGTATTCATTAATTGTCACCGGAATCCAATGAGGCAGGTActcttattattcccatttcacagatgaggagaccaaggcacagaaaggttaagttaCTTGCTACTGTCATCCTGCTCAGGCCACCTGGACCCAGAGCCCACattcttactttattttactgaatttctAGAATTAAACCAAAAAGATCCCAATCTGACTTTATCATAACAAATTACCTTATGCAAATTATGTTCCAGGAAAAGAGCTTACCTCTTCAATACCCTATGCAGATAACAATGAAAGAATGAGgttaaggggaagagaagaagTCTCACTACAAGAGTTATAAAAGCTCTGTCCTGGAAGATAAAGCGGGGAGCAATTATTTACTGTGTCAATCAGGagaagcaaggaagaaatcaCACACGTGACCGCATTTCTAGAACTCGGTGGCTACAAAGGTGTGAGAACTGAGCAGTGGCCTTCAAGCGTTTTTACCACTTACCTATGTCAGAGAAAAAATGTTGAGCGTGCCCACTCAGTATATGTATGTCTATTCACAATTACATCCATAAAGTCCTGTCGATCCATATATGAAATATTAGGAAAGCTTAATTCCTTTCCCTTGAAGCTTAAAACAAATGCAGGCATACCTTGAAGATAGCGCAGGTTCGGTTCTGGactaccacaataaagcaaatattgcaacacagcgagtcaaatgaattttttggttttccagcGCATAGAAAAGTTACGTTTACACTATACTATGGTCTATCAAGAGGGCAAAAGTGTCATGTCAAAAAAATGTccaccatcatctgagctttcagcaagtcataatcactgGTCACAGATTACCAGAGcaactataataataatgaagaaatttgaaacattgcaagaattaccaaaatgtgacactgAGACAGGAAGCAAGtgaatgctgttggaaaaatggcgtCAATAGACCTGCTTGACCCAGGGTTGCCACAAATCTTCCATTTgtgaaaaacacagtatctgcaaagtgcaataaaatgaggtgtgcctgtctaaataaaagttttcatttttatctcacaTCTCAATGCAGCACCCTTTGCATTTCTGGGGAGTCAAGCACTCTACCTTGAAACCCCTGGAATAGAAAATAGCAGGAGGAAGTCTAGACAAATGCCAGACTACCCTTAAGGAATACAGAAGAGAGACAAATAAGCACTTTAGTGTTTGGAGTCATGTTCTGGATGTGCTCCCACTCGTGGTCTCATTTAATGCTCCAACAGTCTGTGTAGTAAGCAGAAGGTAGAGGCGAGAGATGAGCAGGGAAAGGGAGTGCTTCCCTGAGCACCTTCCCCAAGAGTGACACCTTTGAGCTTGAGTGTTAATATGGCATTGTTAGTGTTGTGATGAAAACATGAAGACTTGGTTTGTGAAAGCAAGATCAGTTAGAAGGTAAAAAGGCAGGCACCTTCTTAAAGTGCTAACTCCCTGCCAAGCGACCAGGCAGACCCCATTCCTGGCCCCCTGCCTAGTACTTCCCCAGGCTTGTTCCTAATGGTGGAAGATGATAGACCTATGGAACTTGCTTGCATAAGGTTTCAGTATATCCATTGCACAAGGGTGCCAAGTAAATGGGGCAAACAAGGGTGGGCTGAAATCCTGCTGTGCTCTCCTTGGTGGGATGGAAGCCCCATCCTCTTGGGGCTATCTATGGTCACAAGGTGGGGATACTTTTTATATTCTGTACAAAGGTACCTAATTGGCTAGCATCTGCCATGCTAGGGAAGCAGGTCATATTCTCCCCATTCTACAGAAGAAAAAACCAACTAAGGTTCAGAGAACGtcagtaacttgtccaagttcacacagcagGAACTTAAACCTGTGTCCTGTTTACAGCCTAGTGTTCTTCTACCCCTCCACATGTCTTCTCACCTCACCAAGCTTCTGCTAGGAGGGCTTCCCAGAGAACAGCCCAGCgtaggggagggagacagagctcATCTCCCCAAGTTCCTTTTAGTCTTCTGATGCCGGCTATTTCTCTTTCAATCTTCAtgaagacagaatttttaaaaatgtgcctaCTTAAATCCCAGGAGGGGAAGGACGGTGAGCAACTTTCCAGCAGCTGTTAACTATTCAGAAGTgagcacagaggagaaaaaatactgaaattcaGTTGCTAAGGATGATAGCTGCCCCAGCGGCTGAGAGAACATTTCCTAAGAAGACTCCAGCAGAGACGCAGCTCAGAGTAGAATTCCCCCAAAACGTGATGGCTGGTTGCCTAATCCAGGACTGTGAGAAGGAACAGGACAGCTTCAGGAGTCCAGCAGCAGGAGAGTGAGCATTTAAACAGTAAAATGGCCacaggacagaggaaggaagtTGCCCCTGCCATGTTAAAGAGACACAGTATTTCTGAACATGGCAGCACTGAGAAGAACTAGGAGAAGGACGTGCATTTTTGAAGGTATGGTTGACAAAAGTAAGGTGGCCAGGCTTTCCTAAAACAGCAGTGGCAACCATGACAACAAACGGCACAGGGTGCTTTGTGGTATCTTTGTAAAAAAACAGCAGCAGCTTGTAAGAACTTGAaattctttgtttcctctttcccGCTTTTTGGAGAAATTTGTTAATTAAACCGATATACCTCACTTCTctttacttttattcatttaaaggTTAGAGCCCCAAACAAGCCTTACAGAAAGGCTGCAACACCAATTTCAAAGGAGCCTCAGGGTTGCAGGCTGCTGGAGCAGAGTGGCTGGGGGGTGAGCAGGGAcaacccgccccccccaccttgcTCACCCCCAGCTCATACACATGCATCACAGTGCAGCGGAATTCCACCATTTTCATCCAGAGGCAACCCTCAGAATGCCTTTGGAGGAAAAGGGCTTGAGACCAGGAGCTACAACGTGTGTTTGTGAAGGGAgactggagggggagggagatggggtaaggggggagaaaaaaaatggaaaaaaagcagGATAAACCAGAGAATCCAATCCAAAATACAGCAAGGTGAGGAAGTTACTATCCTAAAGGCAGATATGACAATAATTCTTGAATAAAAATCAACTGTGTTAAGGAAAATATCTGAACTGGTTtgggaagcaggaggggaaggatacAGAATAAGGTGAGTCACTGAGAGCAAAGGTCGGATGAAGCCATGGCAACAAAGATGGCCAACCCTACTCTATACTGGGATGCACAGGCtcgggggtgggaggaggtgagtcGGCAGAGCAGAGAGGGGCTCAAATCAAAGAAAATAGGTCAGGCAACATGGTGGGAGGCTGGAGGATacattcattatttctattttgagatATCAATACCTTGTAGTCTTGCCTGAAGCTTTGGTAAAAATCTGCtatacagacacagacacaggcacAGACATactgacagacagacagacacacacacacacacacagcttttgtgagtcaattttataaaaatcacaacaaaaaggaacaaactttCATGCTTCAATCAAATCTGTACAGACAGGGAGAATTTGCCTGAGATGGTAAAAATCTATAATCTAAACTGTTTCCATGGAAGCACGAATGAGGACCATGGGAAGCAAATCGTTCCAGGAGTCTGCAGAACTTGGAGAGGGCCATGGGGCCGTGGACTGGAA
Proteins encoded in this region:
- the LRRC8C gene encoding volume-regulated anion channel subunit LRRC8C, translating into MIPVTEFRQFSEQQPAFRVLKPWWDVFTDYLSVAMLMIGVFGCTLQVMQDKIICLPKRVQPSQNHSSVSNVSQAVASTTPLPPPKPSPTNPATVEMKGLKTDLDLQQYSFINQMCYERALHWYAKYFPYLVLIHTLVFMLCSNFWFKFPGSSSKIEHFISILGKCFDSPWTTRALSEVSGEDSEEKDNRKNNMSRSNTIQSGPEGSLVNSQSLKSIPEKFVVDKSTAGALDKKEGEQAKALFEKVKKFRLHVEEGDILYAMYVRQTVLKVIKFLIIIGYNSALVSKVQFTVDCNVDIQDMTGYKNFSCNHTMAHLFSKLSFCYLCFVSIYGLTCLYTLYWLFYRSLREYSFEYVRQETGIDDIPDVKNDFAFMLHMIDQYDPLYSKRFAVFLSEVSENKLKQLNLNNEWTPDKLRQKLQTNAHNRLELPLIMLSGLPDTVFEITELQSLKLEIIKNVMIPATIAQLDNLQELSLHQCSVKIHSPALSFLKENLKVLSVKFDDMRELPPWMYGLRNLEELYLVGSLSHDISKNVTLESLRDLKSLKILSIKSNVSKIPQAVVDVSSHLQKMCIHNDGTKLVMLNNLKKMTNLTELELVHCDLERIPHAVFSLLSLQELDLKENNLKSIEEIVSFQHLRKLTVLKLWHNSITYIPEHIKKLTSLERLAFSHNKIEVLPSHLFLCNKIRYLDLSYNDIRFIPPEIGVLQSLQYFSITCNKVESLPDELYFCKKLKTLKIGKNSLSVLSPKIGNLLFLSYLDVKGNHFEILPPELGDCRALKRAGLVVEDALFETLPSDVREQMKAE